TTTCTTGCTACCGCATCTAGCCTATTTTCAATATGGATGGTCTATAATATCCATGCCAAAGCAATGAATAGCATCTTTGCAGTGAATACAGACGGTACTATAATTCCCTTGAAGCTAATTGCACAAAAAGAAAGTTTCGACGTGGAAGCCCTAGCACATATAGAATTATTTCACAGATACTTCTATGATATTGATGCAAGCAATTTTGAAAAGAATTTAGAGAAAGCCTTATGGCTTGGGAATAGTTCGGTAGATAATCTATACCGTCAAAAGAAATCTGATGGAGTTTACAATCGCCTTTTGCAATATTCCTTAGTCCAGAAAGTAGTTCGTATTGATACGCAAATCGAAGAAAAGAAAGGCGCATATAGTTTTAAGACGGTAACTATTTTCGAAATCAATCGTGGGTCCATATTAGATACTTATGAACTAGTTACTACAGGAAATCTTATTTCCGTAAACCGAAACTTTCCAAATAATCCACATGGTTTGCTTATTACAGAATATTTTGAAAAAAGTTTGAAGAAATTAAATAATGAAAGTTCATAATAAACTAGAGGTAGCTAGGTAACCCTTTAAAAACAAACTCTTATGCAAATAGAAAAGAATAAAATAGTTTTTGGTTCTGTATTGGTCATAATTCTCATATTCCTAATATCCTATTCGATTTTATTTATGGGAGAAGATGAAAGTACAAGTGGAAATTTAAAACAAACACTAGTTCCTAATCTTGAACAGGAACAAAAGAAATATGATTCTAAATTAGATGCTATTAATGATTTAAAAAAGGTCCGTGAAACAAATGCACCTAGCATTTATGATGAAAAATTTATTGACTCCTTAGGCTTTTATAATCCGGATTTAGAAGAAAATAAAAAGGAACGTATAATTGATAGTATTTACAATGCTAGTCGCATAAACTATTCCGACAGGACTTATAAAAACATTGGTCAACGTAAACCTAAACCAAAAGTTATTAAAGAGATAGATTCAGCAGATATTAAACGAGAAATTAAAATCGAAGCAAAGGAAATGGGTTTAGAACATCAGCTCTTCTTTGCATCTTCTCCTCTAACTAATGATGCTTCTAATTTAGGGAATACAGATTCTGAAATCTTTGTTATAGTGGATGGCAGCCAAATAGTAAAAACCAATACCCGTTTACGGATGCGATTAATGAAATCCGCCACCATCAATTATAAGCTAATTCCTAAAAACACACTCCTTTTTGGTTTCATCAGCTTTCAGCCTAATAGGGCATTGATTAAAATTGAAAATGTTAACCATCATCCAACAAATTTAAAAGCCTATGACCTTTTGGACGGTAGCGAGGGAATTTATGTCGAAAATAGTTTTAGAGAAGAAGCTACAAATGAGGTTCTAGATGATATGATACAGGATATTAACATTCCAAGTATTCCGCAAGTAAATGGAATTACAAAAGTGTTTCGCAGAAATAATCGCACCGTAAAAGTCACCGTAATCAATAATTACAAGCTAATTCTAAAACCAAAATTATGAGCCTATACTGGGCAATTAAAACTTACTGTTATGAAAAGATATATTCTTACTTCAATCATTAGTTTTGTTTTCGTTCTTACGAATGCACAAGAAAAAATAATACTAGATACCATTTATGCCAACGACCAAAAGAATGTAGCCTTGTTTTTTCCAGAACCTATACGGCAAGGTATTACTGGCTCCCATAATTTCATATTCACCTATAATCGTGATAAAGAACAATACTTTGGACTACTGCAAGCAACACCAGGAAAAGAAAGTAATCTATTGGTAATCAATAAAAATGGAGCTATTTTTTCGTATATTGTAGGGTATAAAGAACAACTCTCAAAGCTCAATTACTTTATTTCAACTAACAGTAGTATTGGTAATGAAAAACCAAATTTAGATGTACCAACTATTAGCAAAGAGGATAACGGTGTTAGTAAATCAAATTACTATTTACGCGCCTGTAACTATTTAATTCAAAGAAAACAGAGTTTTAAAAACCTTCAAAAACGATATGAGGGTATTGAGTTAAGTATTAAAAATATTGTCTTTGATAAGGAAGAACTTTATTTCGTTGTTCAAATTAAAAACACTTCTACTTTAGACTATGATTTGAATTTTTTGGACATATCAATTCAAACTAAACAAAAAGGAAAAAAGAAATCACTGCAGCGCATATACCAAAAACCGCTGTTCATACACAACCGACCAACGAGAATAGCAGAAAATGAAACCGTGAGAATGGTTTACGTACTGCCTAAATTTTCATTGAGCAATGACCGCAGAGTTGTCATTGAACTTAACGAAAATAACGGGGAACGTAATCTTGAGCTAAATGTTTCGCATAAATATATTAATAACCCAAATTAAAACTGTTATGAAGAATATTGTACTAATTGTCTTGCTGTTATTATACATCGGTTGCAATGAAACTCTAGATAACTCTCCTGCATCAATCGCAGAAATAGTTACCGAAAGTTTTTATCATAATAATGATGAAACATTAAGGAAGCATACTACACCTGATGGCTATGCAAACTTCTCTAACCTCATGAATATGTTTGCCAAGCCCAAGAATTCAGAAATGAATTTTAAAGTCATCGAAGAAAGTATCGATGGGGATATGGCTTGGGTAAAGTATTCTACTTCTTATGATAAGAACCCTGGCATATTTAAACTTGTTAAGGTTGATGGGGTTTGGAAAGTTACTTCTCGGAAACCTAATGAAAAACTGCCATTTTAAGTCATGTAAATATTTCTACTATATTTTTATCTGAAATTTTATAGAACTATTCAGTCTAGTTTCGACAAACGGGAATGTCCTCAAATTTAACCTTTCATCTATTTTTGTAGCCCAATAACCTTAACGCATTGATAACTACAATTAGCGTAGAGCCCTCATGAATAGCCACGGCAATGCCAATACTAGCCCAACTCATTATCGTTGCAGGGATTAACAGTGCTACCACCCCCAAACTAACCCATAAATTTTGTTTAATAACCGACTTTGATTTTCTACTCAAACCTATTGCAAATGGAAGTGTTTCTAACTTATCGGCCATTAGGGCTATATCTGCCGTTTCTAAAGCCACATCACTCCCGGCTGCACCCATTGCAATACCAACAGTACTATTTGCCATTGCTGGAGCATCATTAACGCCGTCACCAATCATTGCGAGTTTATTTTCCTGCTGTGCAAGTTTTTTGATGGCCTCTACTTTTTCTTCTGGAAGTAGACTTCCAAGAGCTTCTGTTATACCTATTTCCCTAGCTACGGCATCTGCTACTTTCTGATTATCACCGGTTAGCATTATCATTTTTTTAATACCAATTTCCTTTAACTGAGCAAGAGTTTCCTTGGCTTTTTCTCGAGGCGTGTCCATTAGCCCAAGCATACCTATAAATTCATCATCTCTTTTTATTAGCATAGTGGTCTTTCCTTCCCCCTCAAGTCTTCTTACCTTTTCCGAAACTTCGCTTGGAACACCATTATGAATATCTTCAAAAAGTTCTAAATTGCCTATGTAAATAGTATTTCCTTGATAGTTAGCTTTTATACCCTTTCCTTGAACGGCTTCCAAATCATCTGCATCCGGTATCTTAATGTCTTTACCAAGCTTTTTCGATCCATCCCTTACAACAGCCTTCGCCAAAGGATGATCACTCAATTCCTCTACGGCAACAGCTATTTCTAACAACTCTTTATGTCCAATATTTCCAAAACTTTCAATATCGGTAAGTTTTGGTTTTCCTTCCGTTAGGGTTCCAGTTTTATCAAAGGCTAAAGCGGTAAGTTCTCCTAAATCTTCCAATGGCCTGCCACCCTTTATCAAAACTCCGCCACGCGCAGCTCTGGCTACTCCACTTAATACAGCAGAAGGGGTAGAAATTGCAAGAGCACAAGGGCTTGCCGCTACTAACACTGCTAATGAACGGTAAAGACTTTCACTCCAAGTTTCGTCAATAAGCAAAAAAGCAAAGTTGAGCGCTATTACCAGTATGATTACTGCCGGCACATAATACCTCTCAAATTTATCAGTCAATAATTGTGTGGGCGATTTTTGATCCTGAGCCTCTTGAACCATTGTAACCAAACGATTTAATGTAGAGTCTTTAGCTTCTTTAATTACTTTTAATTCAAGCGTATTATTACCATTGATAGTTCCTGAAAACACACGGTTTTCATCAGGTATATCACTTTTTGAGGTGTACTCCTTCTCAGGATATTCAATGGGTAACTTATCTACTGGAACACTTTCTCCTGTAATTGGTGACTGGTCTACACTACTATTTCCTTTTACAAT
The genomic region above belongs to Maribacter hydrothermalis and contains:
- a CDS encoding conjugal transfer protein TraK, with translation MKTPYKDIYAVLKINRFIVFSSVFLATASSLFSIWMVYNIHAKAMNSIFAVNTDGTIIPLKLIAQKESFDVEALAHIELFHRYFYDIDASNFEKNLEKALWLGNSSVDNLYRQKKSDGVYNRLLQYSLVQKVVRIDTQIEEKKGAYSFKTVTIFEINRGSILDTYELVTTGNLISVNRNFPNNPHGLLITEYFEKSLKKLNNESS
- the traM gene encoding conjugative transposon protein TraM, whose product is MQIEKNKIVFGSVLVIILIFLISYSILFMGEDESTSGNLKQTLVPNLEQEQKKYDSKLDAINDLKKVRETNAPSIYDEKFIDSLGFYNPDLEENKKERIIDSIYNASRINYSDRTYKNIGQRKPKPKVIKEIDSADIKREIKIEAKEMGLEHQLFFASSPLTNDASNLGNTDSEIFVIVDGSQIVKTNTRLRMRLMKSATINYKLIPKNTLLFGFISFQPNRALIKIENVNHHPTNLKAYDLLDGSEGIYVENSFREEATNEVLDDMIQDINIPSIPQVNGITKVFRRNNRTVKVTVINNYKLILKPKL
- a CDS encoding DUF4138 domain-containing protein, whose protein sequence is MKRYILTSIISFVFVLTNAQEKIILDTIYANDQKNVALFFPEPIRQGITGSHNFIFTYNRDKEQYFGLLQATPGKESNLLVINKNGAIFSYIVGYKEQLSKLNYFISTNSSIGNEKPNLDVPTISKEDNGVSKSNYYLRACNYLIQRKQSFKNLQKRYEGIELSIKNIVFDKEELYFVVQIKNTSTLDYDLNFLDISIQTKQKGKKKSLQRIYQKPLFIHNRPTRIAENETVRMVYVLPKFSLSNDRRVVIELNENNGERNLELNVSHKYINNPN
- a CDS encoding heavy metal translocating P-type ATPase, yielding MKKITTETAKEHNHDDDDNHNHDGILGKNTELYFAILSGVTLITGFLIQKFSELSESVPFVLYILSYIFGGYFTLKEAITKITKGEFEIDFLMLVAAAGAAYLGEWAEGALLLFLFSLGHALENYAMGKAKKSIAALTDLAPKTALLKKDGDTVEVGIEELKVGDIIVVRPNSKISADGVIVKGNSSVDQSPITGESVPVDKLPIEYPEKEYTSKSDIPDENRVFSGTINGNNTLELKVIKEAKDSTLNRLVTMVQEAQDQKSPTQLLTDKFERYYVPAVIILVIALNFAFLLIDETWSESLYRSLAVLVAASPCALAISTPSAVLSGVARAARGGVLIKGGRPLEDLGELTALAFDKTGTLTEGKPKLTDIESFGNIGHKELLEIAVAVEELSDHPLAKAVVRDGSKKLGKDIKIPDADDLEAVQGKGIKANYQGNTIYIGNLELFEDIHNGVPSEVSEKVRRLEGEGKTTMLIKRDDEFIGMLGLMDTPREKAKETLAQLKEIGIKKMIMLTGDNQKVADAVAREIGITEALGSLLPEEKVEAIKKLAQQENKLAMIGDGVNDAPAMANSTVGIAMGAAGSDVALETADIALMADKLETLPFAIGLSRKSKSVIKQNLWVSLGVVALLIPATIMSWASIGIAVAIHEGSTLIVVINALRLLGYKNR